GGAGACCAAAggtgaactcaaaacagctttaatactGAACTCAAAAAAGGGTAACATAACATGACtggaaaaaatcaaaataaacttaaaccagaggactaacagaacacacagctaaGTAAACGGTAGAACGCGAcagagagcacaggaaaacacagggcttaaatacgcagagggagtaatcagggaatgggcaacaggagggaaacacagctggggcaaatcaggactaacgagacaaagaagcgtaaactgaacacactgagaaaagacagagaccttcaaagtaaaacaggaaacacaacacagactgaacttacagacacagactgacTGGACACGGGGATATAGCAACTAAGGATACACAGAGACGCGAACTAGAAAAGGGGATACagctgacaggggagacagagcaactagagacgacagagacataaaccataagacagaactcaaagaaaccaaagactagaaattataaataatataacaaactcaaaaaccctgggtcaacgacccaggcctcctaacagtaccccccccccccttaaggGCTGGCTTCCAGACAGCCCAAACCAGAATCACCAAAAACGAAAAACAACCCAACCAGGGCGGGCGGTGGGGGAAACAGGACGGAGGGCTcgaaacaaaccaaacaaggagccagaaacaaaaaaaagcgcAAACAACGGAGCCCAGAAAGCAacataacaaaacacacaggcgGCCAGGAAAAACAATTCACAcaaagttcagggggccggccgggCGGAGGCACCGGCGGCGACGGAGCAGGTCAGGAGGCCGGCCGGGAGGCACCGGCGGCGACGGAGCAGGTCAGGAGGCCGTCCACGATGGCGAGGACGCCCAATCATCGGACCGGAAAGCGGCCGGACAGGACGTGCAGGACGTCCTGGACGGACAGGCCGGACAGGACGTGCAGGCCGGACAGGACGTGCAGGCCGGACAGGACGTGCAGGACGTGCAGGCCGTGCAGGACGTGCAGGCCGGACAGGACGTGCAGGACGTGCAGGCCGGACAGGACGGACAGGACGGACAGGACGGACAGGACGTGCAGGCGGAGCTGTAGCCGAAGCCGGATCAGGCGACGGCGAAGCAGAAgccagagctggaccaggcgacggcgaggcagaagccagagctggaccaggcgacggcgaggCAGAAGCCAGAGGCGACGAAATAGGTGGTGGCACTGCAGGCaacggcgtgggagccgcaggtCGTGGCACTGCAGGCaacggcgtgggagccgcaggtggtggcacTGCAGGCGACGCCGAAGCtggggctggaccaggcgacggcgtaGGCGCTGCAGGCGCTGAAGCTGGGGATGGACCAGGCGACGaggctgaagctggaccaggcgacgaggctgaagctggaccaggagacgaggctgaagctggaccaggagacgaggctgaagctggaccaggagacgaagctgaagctgaagctggaccaggcgaggcacgAAGCTGGAGGCGACGAAACAGGTGGTGgcactgcaggcgacggcgtgggagccgcaggtggtggccctgcaggcgacggcgtgggagccgcaggCGGTGGCATTGCAGGCGACGGCGTAGGTGGTGGCTGAACGGTCTCCCCGGAACCGTCAGTAGAGATGAGGATGTGTTGGCTGGGTCCTCCAagacccccagctgacgaggcaggaggctggacgggctcctcgggccctccagctgacgaggcaggaggctggacgggctcctcgggccctccagctgacgaggcaggaggctggacgggctcctcggaccctccagcggagacagaaggctggacgggctcctcggaccctccagcggagacagaagGCTGGTGCGGTTCTCCAGAACAGGCGACGGAGGAGAGGAGTGGCGGTGGCGAGGGCACCGTTTCCTCCGGGATGAGGGAACAGGAACTGGTGGAGACATGGAGACCACCTCCTCATCCTCCGACCACATAGCTGCCAGGAAAAAGGCAGGCGAACGAGGTCCCGGCTGGTGTGGCGAGGGAGAGGAAGTCCGTGGCAGTGTTGAGGCAGGTGGGCTGTGTATGTGGTACTGGGGCAGCGAAGAGGAAGAGTTAGTGAGAGAGAGGGCAAGCTCACTAGCCTTGACTTGCTCTCTCCAGGCAGTAATGGTGCGATCCAACTTAGTGTCTTTGGCAAACTGACAAAGCTGAGGGTTATGCCGAATGATGGCATCCACTGCACTTAACCCGACTGCCATAGTCCGTAAATCCTGTGACTGGGCAATGCGGTCAAGCAGGCTCACCATTCGCTCCATCTCAGCGTTGTCCTCTGAGGAAAAAGAGTCTGTGGGGTCCATTTTCTGGTCGCGTTCTTCTGTTaggtgcaggctgtgtgcaGACAGGAATAGGACCCAAGGTGCAGACTCCGGAGACCAAAggtgaactcaaaacagctttaatactGAACTCAAAAAAGGGTAACATAACATGACtggaaaaaatcaaaataaacttaaaccaaaggactaacagaacacacagctaaGTAAACGGTAGAACGCGAcagagagcacaggaaaacacagggcttaaatacgcagagggagtaatcagggaatgggcaacaggagggaaacacagctggggcaaatcaggactaacgagacaaagaagcgtaaactgaacacactgagaaaagacagagaccttcaaagtaaaacaggaaacacaacacagactgaacttacagacacagactgacTGGACACGGGGATATAGCAACTAAGGATACACAGAGACGCGAACTAGAAAAGGGGATACagctgacaggggagacagagcaactagagacgacagagacataaaccataagacagaactcaaagaaaccaaagactagaaattataaataatataacaaactcaaaaaccctgggtcaacgacccaggcctCCTAACATGATCTCTATCACTCCATCTCCCTtttcaccatttcttgagataaacggcgtcttaaagtctgaaacagtcAACAATGCGCAGTTGTTAGAAACAATGCAACACGGTTGGGCAGTCGCTTAACTAACcgtagaaaatctgcttataaaacacacacacacacacacacacacacacacacacacacacacacacacacacacacacacacacacacacatttgccgTTTCAGCTCGATTGTCTGACAACAGAAGTCTTTCTATAGTGTTAGGTTGCATCAGAATGCGCTTTAGGgtaaaaagacaaagtaattCCTGATTGTTTAAATTTACCATGAAAAGCCAAAATGCACACAGTGGCTGATGAACCTGATTAAAACGCACCCCCCGCTAGGAGAAGACAGTGCGTGCACAGTGGAATCGCATGGCCTGGAAGTGCCGCATTTTGGATGAGTGAGCGCGCGTGCATGAGAGTACACGTgcgcgtgctcgtacgtgcaAAAGGACCGGTTTTTAAGCtcacaccccccccccacaaagGTGGCTGTTATATTCTTCTTATGTGTTTACAAGCCGCCGGgtttttcattgtaaataaacacatCTTTTTTGCAAGGAATCTCCCATCGGTTTTTTCCCACCCACTTATCATGACAGTTAAAGCATATGTTGGCACCTTAAAATTACTGTATATGAGAGAATTGTTCTTACTGACtgtattaatttttattttttacttttctttatttacacATCTAGTCTTGTATTACTTTTAATGTTATAAGGAGAGCCATCCTGAATGTTCACATTGAACAGAAAGGAAGGATTAATTGTACATTCCCAAAGCATCAATTGCAAGAGGCGGACCAATGGTGTTTCAGAACTCTCCCTCCCTTGAGGATgaagcaaaataataaaaaccttCCACAGACTCATATGACTAACTGTGAATCTTGGTAATGAATGTTCTTCAAGATGTTTTGAGATCTTTATGAATGGCACAAAAGCACGTTGCATATTGTTAcaattctttttcttgtttttgtttttccattcatatttgttatacagtttgttttatgaacaaatgttttgtctttgaaaaCAATAATGGACAAAGAATCAAATGTTACCTTTGTAACTCTGGACTGGTATGTGGAAATTAACAAGTAcagatatattttcttttttattatgtttacaaTATATATTCTAATACTCTGCAGTAATTCTACTATTGTGTATTTAATCTGGATTCATAAAAACCTCCACGAGCCTATGTACATTTTCATTGCTGCTTTGCTACTTAACTCTGTTCTATACACTACAAATGTTTACCCAAAACTTCTGATTGGCTTTTTATCTGAAAAACAAGTCACAACATATTCAGCCTgtctctttcagttttttatgttttacactCTAGGTGGTTCAGAGGTCTGGCTTCTGGCCGCCATGGCCTATGACAGATATGTGGCAATATGCAAACCTCTACAATATCAAACTATCATGAGAAAAACCACAGTGAGTATTTCCCTGATCATAGCTTGGCTTGTATCCGGTTGTCATATGGCTGTCCTAGCAATAGCGAGTACGGAAGCTAAACTGTGTGACTTTAAAGTAAAAggaatattttgtaataatgcAGTTTACACTCTTCAGTGTGAAAGATCAAGATTAATTACCATCTTTGGTGTGATTACTTTACTAGATCTTGCAATACTTCCTATGCTCTTCGTAGTTTTtacatacacaaaaatatttattgtttcttaTCAAAGTTGTAAAGAAATTAGGAAGAAAGCCACAGAGACTTGTTTACCCCATATGTTAGTTTTAATCAGTgccattgtgttttttgtgtatgATATAAGCATAGCTCGGGTGGAACTAGATTTTCCAAAAACTGCACGCATAATAATGACATTACAAATAGTAGTCTATCACCCTTTGTTTAATCCATTTatatatgggctcaaaatgaaGGAAATTTTAAAACATCTAAAAGGGCTGCAGGCCAAATTCATTACTTGTATTAAAATTGGATGCTAAGTATTTGTCATTTGTTCTATAATGAGTTTCACATCATCAAATCATCCCTTCCAGAACACTTTTCATGTTCATTTATTGTATCTGtggaaagaaatataaaaaaaatgctttcattaattaatttatttaccaAACTGTCACCGTGTTTTTAACAGATGacatttgtattatttattttgcgatttaaatattaatattaatattgatTATACCTATGATAACATATGTTTATTCATAACATAAATGTTGAATAACTATTCCTACAGGTACCTTAATACAAAGTAATAGAGTTTATTATGCCAAAATGTAAAGACTTTTGTCTCCTCTTTTGTAATTAATGTTCTCATACCTCCTACACTTGtctattttaatgtttatttatttttattttttaagttgcCGCTTGTTAAACTCAGTAAGAGATTCTTGTGAATGGGGTTTGAGAATTATAGTTTCAGACCTGTAGAGTTCTCGCAATATAAAAGCTAAGAGCACTTTTCTTAACATAGACACCAACAGTGCTTTAGGTACAGCTAACtgtaaaaaaatcaactgtatATTGCACATTAATATTGTCaaatttctttaatttattaattcaaaaaataaatatataatgaaTGAATAATGATAAAGTACAGAAATGTAGAAATTTTAATTATCTTTACATTAGATATATTCTGTTAATTCTGCTATCATTTATTTGGATTTTATTAAAGCTCCATGTacctggggtttttttttcttttcattcttatGTTGACTATTTATCCTGTCTCTTTCACCGGTTCATTTATTACTCTATATGTGCCATGATAACTGAGTGGCATGTATATAAACATAGCACAAAAAGTAAGGAAATGTGTGTTTCATGTGTGTTTCGTTATGCTTTGAAGAAGCTTTGGAAAGCCTTTTTATTTACCCTTAAATAATGCCACACTTGTaaggaaaacacatttgttgGTTAAACAGCAGACTTCAGTATGTGGGTTATGTTCAGGGATTGACTGATAATCTGGCATACTGGGCATTTGCCCAGTGAACCGAGGGGTCaatataattatttttctttgttggtACTATTACTCACCATCACAGCAACCCAttcttcattttcattactgacaCTGGATTcctcaatcaaatctcagtcgGCCCTGTATTCCTTGTGTACTCATGCAACTTGTAGAACAGAGTTTAGTGTGGAATAAGTGTTTGATAAAGATGGACAAACAAAAGTGAAACAGCTTCTGCTCCTGACAGTGTTAGCTTCTGTGGTTTAAATGTCCTATAGGCTTGTTAGAAAATTCTCATGTAAAGCGAGACACACAGAGTAGTCTTTACTTGCAAGGAAGCAATAGCATACATAGTGAATGTCTATGCAATTGTTTAACCTGGCAATcctgtatgttttatttataaacttCTTCCAGTGTTATACTGGGAACAGATGTATGTCATGGTCCGGCGAGTGGCCTTTTCCACACTGTCTCAACACTCCCACCTCTGGGCAGAGCACTCGTCAAGCATAGCTGTCACCTCCTCACCTGTCTACAATCAACCAGCAGTATTTAGGACAAGCATCTACAACTACTCTTCACCAGATGGTCTACAAACCTATGTTAGTACTACGCGGCCTTTCCTTCTTATGCTTACCTCAGTTCCCCAGGGAAGCCTTCCTCTTACCTGCCAAGCAAGACATCACTTACTCGGGTCATTCTTATTCCCTCTAGCCTCTGTTTCCTTCCCCTAACCACGCTGTTCCTCTGTTTCAGATCCTCCACACTCGAGACCCCTGCACTCCCCTGTACACTCTTCTAGTGTTTTTATCTATTCCTGTGTTTTTCAATGAAGGTTTGTGTTAAATCTGGTTTTTGCTGTCTGTGATTGTATCTGTGTTTGGGTCCACATTTTACATCCTGGCCTCTCCTTGACACATATTGTCAATGAGGGTCCTTCCTTGACAATATGTGTGTGACACTCTTACAGCGAAACAGTTACTTGGTCTACTTGTACTGAACCAAAGAGGTCGATCATCACAGGATTAAATGACTACAGGCCTATCACCCTGATGTCTTTGGCAATGAAAAGCTTTGAAAGACTGGCGGGGAGCCACTGGTGGAACACCTACAGTTTGCTTACCAGGGAACCAGGTCAATTGAAGATAAATCCTGCATCACCTTAATAAACCAGGGACATATTCCaagatcctgtttgtggactagAGCTCATTTCACACACAGACCATCAGCACCGGCCTCCCCCAGGGGTGTGTTGTCTCCCCACTGCTCTTCTCCCTCTACGCTAATGATTGCCTCCCAAAAGACCGTTGTGGAAATTTAgtgcattaaataaataaagtcacgCTACTGGAGTTGTATTTTGAACAGTTTATTCAAGGAAAGACTTCAGTCAGCTAAAGGCAGTGATTGTGTTGACCTGCGAAATTCACCCAAACAAAGGAACCAGTCCCTACTTATACAGACTCCTCACCTCATCTTTTTTAACTTGTTGTCATGCCGAAAACTGGTCAACCTCCAGGTGAAGCACAGTTGAATAGGATATATGGAACAGACAGgttaaacaaaaacttaatTGTCCAGAGGCAGGAAGTAGGACATTGCTTCAGTTAAGAAGATCCTGCATACCTGCCCTTCTGCATTTGCAGGTGTGAAACAAAAATGTAGGCACTGGACCAAGAAAGCTGTATCTAGTGTATAAAGCTAGTATATAACAAAATAATCTTCAACATTCTCTCCTTTTGATTCTAAAGAACCATATGTAGAGTAAAAAATCATTATACATAAGACTCTCATAAACTCATAATTAAACCACATTATATGTGAAAGGTTATAAAACATGGAGCCAAAGGATCTAGCTTGGGGGAGAAGCAGGCCACGAGTCTGGTGGAGTCAGTGAAGCCCACAGTGACTGGCCCACAGTGAGTAGGGCCTGCAAGGCAACTTTCATGTGAATGAATGTTTATTTAGCTTTAAAAATCCAGAGAAAACCATGAGTAACATGACATGAGCCTTTAGTAAGCTCACACATTTCATGTGACTGCAAAATTAGAGTGGCCTCTCCAGGTCAGGGACAAGTTGCTGCCCCAAGTAGATGAGTTTatgtatctcggggtcttgttcacaagtgaggAGTGGGAGATTGATAGAGTGAAAGCTGAGCATAAAAGCTGTAAAAGTACAATAAGAACACATCCTCAAAAATGACGTAATTTGGTTCTTAGTGAATGGTTTTGATTTGCGCTGTTGGGCATCAGTGTATTTGGGAGACAGATACCATTAGCTAAAATCTGATACCCCTGGAATGTAACTTCCTGCTAAACAACCTGCAGCTCTGGAAGGCTGGCCTTATGACCTTCAGCGGCCAAATGCTTCAAAAGATTCATATCACCATTCATTAGGTTTAGTCAGAAGGAAATCATTAACATAGTGTAGAACAACAGAACCTACACTAGGTTCTGTTGTTCTACACCCCTGGTCTAACTCTGAgtttagaccaggggtcggcaaccctgggcatgtgtgccacagctggcacgcaaagggttaactgatggcacgaccacagctggactggccatcgggcataccagGCATGTGCCTGATGGCCGATGGAGATTTTTCGTTTTCATGGgccgatgtttttttcttttcttttttttttagtcacgGTAtaacaacccgttctcactcccaaatcgtaacattttacgctaggtgacaaatcgtcaacatattacgtttttgggcacccaaggcgttcctacgtcacgacatcggaaaactgcggacacatgagaaccgtttggactcaatctacacatcttcgctttttcccttaaaatcgctttagaaaacactatttcacctcattaaactgctggttaaggttaggaataaggtaatggttaggtttagggataaggttaggtttaggcgtagggatacggttatggttaaggttaggaataaggttatggttaaggttaggcataaggttatggttaggcttagtgataaggttaagtttagggctgcagtacagggctggaaaccgccgcgtaccataacaacgtggaaggtcacctttcgcgttcctcaggaacgccgcaggacgtgacaaaacgtcgggatgttacgcctcgggagtgagaacgggctcggtataaacaatgaaaggtggtggattggccaggtGCTGGCAGATgcgtaaaaataactcagttgtttggtggtggctatggcggagcttccacagaggccaacaggtggatgagggaaaggggagacaggaggaggagagacccgaggcggtcGCCGggccgagtgtcaggtgaactgaacttcaggtaagaagttatgacctgcgggtctatctgggtcagatataaatcaagtttaggtgtagtttattgtcattgtgctgACTCAGTTATCATAACTTGTACTGcatactagctagcatgatggagtttctatacagttGGGcaggtgctatgatgttactggtagtcaactttattttattcataaggttagttagtagagttgccaaccgtcccgttaaaaaatggaatcgtccgtattcagagaaaatattacgcatttcgtattgagctgaacaGGAatgcagtttgtcccggacttcagctagaatggaaaaagacacaaagctggagttattctgtgtctttacgctgcacagctgcctcttcttctctcattctctccccctctctctcctgttgctacttcaatcatgaaactgatcaatgatcag
This is a stretch of genomic DNA from Pelmatolapia mariae isolate MD_Pm_ZW linkage group LG16_19, Pm_UMD_F_2, whole genome shotgun sequence. It encodes these proteins:
- the LOC134644516 gene encoding olfactory receptor 6M1-like, whose translation is MDKESNVTFVTLDWYVEINKYRYIFFFIMFTIYILILCSNSTIVYLIWIHKNLHEPMYIFIAALLLNSVLYTTNVYPKLLIGFLSEKQVTTYSACLFQFFMFYTLGGSEVWLLAAMAYDRYVAICKPLQYQTIMRKTTVSISLIIAWLVSGCHMAVLAIASTEAKLCDFKVKGIFCNNAVYTLQCERSRLITIFGVITLLDLAILPMLFVVFTYTKIFIVSYQSCKEIRKKATETCLPHMLVLISAIVFFVYDISIARVELDFPKTARIIMTLQIVVYHPLFNPFIYGLKMKEILKHLKGLQAKFITCIKIGC